One Streptomyces sp. B21-105 genomic region harbors:
- a CDS encoding methyltransferase, which translates to MTTPWGEVELARHPEDTRDQLRAWDASDAYLLRHLAAQDVPLTGTVVVLGDRWGALVTALAAHRPTQITDSWLGQEATRANLARAGVETGSVRLLTTQDPAPERIDVLLVRIPKSLALLEDQLLRLAPAVHAGTVVVGAGMVKEIHTSTLKLFERIFGPTRTSLAEQKARLVFCTPDPSLKPPATPWPYVYDLPDDLGSTLSGRPVVNHAGVFCADRLDVGTRFFLRHLPSAGGGRRVVDLGCGNGIVGTAVALGDPRAEVLFTDESFQAVASAEATYRANGVPGHAEFRVGDGLAGVADGSVDVVLNNPPFHSHQATTDATAWRMFTGARRALRPGGELWVVGNRHLGYHVKLKRLFGNSELVAGDRKFVVLKAVRRG; encoded by the coding sequence ATGACGACGCCGTGGGGCGAGGTCGAGCTGGCCCGCCACCCCGAGGACACCCGCGATCAGCTGCGCGCCTGGGACGCCTCCGACGCCTACCTGCTCAGACACCTCGCGGCGCAGGACGTCCCGCTGACCGGCACGGTGGTGGTGCTGGGCGACCGCTGGGGCGCGCTGGTCACGGCGTTGGCAGCGCACCGGCCGACGCAGATCACCGACTCCTGGCTGGGGCAGGAGGCGACCCGGGCCAATCTGGCGCGGGCCGGCGTCGAGACCGGTTCCGTGCGGCTGCTCACCACGCAGGACCCGGCTCCGGAGCGGATCGACGTGCTGCTGGTCCGGATCCCCAAGAGCCTCGCGCTGCTGGAGGACCAGTTGCTGCGGCTGGCGCCCGCCGTGCACGCGGGCACGGTCGTCGTCGGCGCGGGCATGGTGAAGGAGATCCACACCTCGACGCTGAAGCTGTTCGAGCGGATTTTCGGGCCGACCCGGACCTCCCTCGCCGAGCAGAAGGCCCGGCTGGTCTTCTGCACCCCCGACCCGTCGCTGAAGCCGCCGGCCACCCCGTGGCCCTATGTGTACGACCTGCCCGACGACCTCGGCTCCACGCTCTCCGGCCGTCCGGTGGTCAACCACGCGGGAGTCTTCTGCGCCGACCGCCTCGACGTCGGCACCCGGTTCTTCCTCCGGCATCTGCCGAGCGCCGGGGGCGGCCGCCGGGTCGTCGACCTGGGCTGCGGCAACGGGATCGTCGGCACGGCGGTGGCGCTGGGCGACCCGCGGGCGGAGGTGCTGTTCACCGACGAGTCGTTCCAGGCGGTCGCGTCGGCGGAGGCGACCTACCGGGCGAACGGGGTGCCGGGGCACGCCGAGTTCCGGGTCGGGGACGGGCTCGCGGGCGTCGCGGACGGCAGTGTGGACGTCGTGCTCAACAACCCGCCGTTCCACTCCCACCAGGCCACCACCGACGCGACGGCGTGGCGCATGTTCACCGGGGCCCGGCGCGCTCTGCGGCCGGGCGGCGAGCTGTGGGTGGTGGGCAACCGGCACCTGGGCTACCACGTGAAGCTGAAGCGGCTGTTCGGCAACAGTGAACTGGTCGCCGGTGACCGAAAGTTCGTGGTCCTGAAGGCGGTCAGGCGAGGCTGA
- a CDS encoding maleylpyruvate isomerase family mycothiol-dependent enzyme, with product METAEFLEILDREGRALADAAAAAGPDAKVVTCPSWQVRDLLRHTGAVHRWATSFVADGHAAFRPVEEPPELDDEALREWFRAGHRRLVDTLSTAPPDVRCWHFLPGPTPLAFWARRQAHETAVHRVDAESARGRDLEDVAREFTAGFAADGVDELLRGFHARDRSRVRSEEPRTLRVRATDTADAVWSVRVSSEPPVTRRDADGPADCEVSGPAALLYLSLWNRLPLPAVTGDVALATLWRETSGVG from the coding sequence ATGGAGACTGCCGAGTTCCTCGAGATCCTCGACCGCGAGGGCCGGGCCCTGGCCGACGCCGCGGCGGCGGCGGGCCCCGACGCCAAGGTCGTGACCTGCCCGAGCTGGCAGGTTCGGGACCTGCTGCGGCACACGGGCGCGGTGCACCGCTGGGCCACGTCGTTCGTCGCCGACGGCCACGCCGCCTTTCGCCCCGTCGAGGAGCCGCCGGAGCTCGACGACGAGGCGCTGCGGGAGTGGTTCCGCGCCGGACACCGGCGGCTCGTCGACACCCTTTCCACCGCGCCGCCGGACGTGCGGTGCTGGCACTTCCTGCCCGGGCCGACGCCGCTGGCGTTCTGGGCCAGGCGTCAGGCGCACGAGACGGCCGTGCACCGCGTGGACGCCGAGTCGGCCCGCGGCCGCGATCTCGAGGACGTCGCGCGGGAGTTCACCGCCGGGTTCGCCGCGGACGGCGTCGACGAGTTGCTGCGCGGTTTCCACGCGCGCGACAGAAGCAGGGTGCGCAGCGAGGAGCCTCGGACGCTGCGGGTGCGGGCGACGGACACGGCCGACGCGGTGTGGTCGGTGCGCGTGTCGTCGGAGCCGCCGGTGACGCGGCGCGACGCCGACGGGCCCGCCGACTGCGAGGTGTCCGGACCGGCCGCCCTGCTCTACCTCTCGTTGTGGAACCGTTTGCCGCTGCCCGCCGTGACCGGTGACGTTGCGCTCGCGACGCTGTGGCGGGAGACGTCCGGGGTGGGCTGA
- a CDS encoding MarR family winged helix-turn-helix transcriptional regulator — MAEEKGTAEAEQALVEQWRDLLALHARTQCELDRTLHRHGLCASDFEVLDVLAASAARDVSCGFRVQEIAERVHLSQSALSRLIARLEKDGLVERGLCAEDRRGVRVALTGKGRALHGDVRPVQRAVLTRMLTD, encoded by the coding sequence ATGGCGGAGGAGAAGGGCACGGCCGAGGCCGAGCAGGCGCTCGTGGAGCAGTGGCGTGATCTGCTGGCGCTGCATGCCCGCACCCAGTGCGAACTCGACCGGACGCTGCACCGACACGGCCTGTGCGCCAGCGACTTCGAGGTGCTCGACGTCCTCGCCGCGTCGGCCGCGCGGGACGTCTCGTGCGGCTTCCGCGTCCAGGAGATCGCCGAACGGGTCCATCTCAGCCAGAGCGCGCTGTCGCGGCTCATCGCCCGGCTGGAGAAGGACGGCCTCGTCGAGCGCGGCCTGTGCGCGGAGGACCGCAGAGGCGTCCGGGTGGCGCTCACCGGAAAGGGACGCGCGCTGCACGGCGACGTACGGCCGGTGCAGCGCGCGGTGCTCACAAGAATGCTGACGGACTGA
- a CDS encoding MFS transporter, which yields MTSPLSSPAVPLPEGRWTSRLWGTLLVLCAAMFLDALDVSMVGVALPSIGSDLGLSTSTLQWIVSGYILGYGGLLLLGGRTADLLGRRQVFLVALGVFALASLLGGLVDSGPLLIASRFIKGLSAAFTAPAGLSIITTTFPEGPLRNRALSIYTTCAATGFSMGLVLSGLLTEASWRLTMLLPAPIALAALAAGLRLLPRSEREKNHNGYDVPGAVLGTASMLLLVFTVVQAPEAGWTSARTLLSFLAVAALLTVFVRVERRSAGPLIRLGVLRSGSQIRAQLGAMAFFGSYVGFQFLATLYMQTLLGWSALHTALAFLPAGALVAVSSTKVGSVVDRFGTPRLIAAGFALMVAGYALFLRVDLDPVYAAVILPSMLLIGAACALVFPSLNIQATNGVADHEQGMVSGLLNTSVQVGGAIFLAVVTAVVTAGSPADPTPQAVLDSYRPGLTVVTVVAAAGLLITLPGLRTRRARNSVVVAKSPSAEAEFETETERVGVRD from the coding sequence ATGACCTCTCCGCTCTCCTCCCCCGCGGTCCCCCTCCCCGAGGGTCGCTGGACGTCCCGGCTCTGGGGCACGCTCCTGGTGCTGTGCGCCGCGATGTTCCTCGACGCGCTCGACGTGTCCATGGTCGGCGTCGCCCTGCCGTCCATCGGCTCCGACCTCGGGCTCTCCACCTCGACGCTGCAGTGGATCGTCAGCGGCTACATCCTGGGCTACGGCGGACTGCTCCTCCTCGGCGGCCGCACGGCCGACCTGCTGGGCCGCCGCCAGGTGTTCCTGGTCGCGCTCGGCGTCTTCGCACTGGCCTCGCTCCTCGGCGGGCTGGTCGACTCGGGTCCGCTGCTGATCGCCAGCCGCTTCATCAAGGGCCTCAGCGCCGCCTTCACCGCCCCGGCCGGCCTGTCGATCATCACCACGACGTTCCCGGAGGGCCCGCTGCGCAACCGTGCGCTCTCCATCTACACCACCTGCGCCGCGACCGGCTTCTCGATGGGCCTGGTCCTCTCCGGTCTGCTCACCGAGGCCAGTTGGCGCCTCACCATGCTGCTCCCCGCCCCGATCGCCCTCGCCGCGCTGGCGGCCGGTCTGCGGCTGCTGCCGCGCAGCGAACGGGAGAAGAACCACAACGGATACGACGTCCCGGGCGCCGTCCTCGGCACCGCGTCGATGCTGCTGCTGGTGTTCACCGTGGTGCAGGCCCCCGAGGCCGGCTGGACCTCCGCCCGGACGCTGCTGTCCTTCCTGGCCGTGGCCGCCCTGCTGACCGTCTTCGTCCGTGTCGAGCGGCGTTCGGCCGGCCCGCTGATCCGGCTCGGCGTGCTGCGCTCGGGCAGCCAGATCCGCGCCCAGCTCGGCGCGATGGCCTTCTTCGGCTCCTACGTCGGCTTCCAGTTCCTGGCCACCCTGTACATGCAGACGCTGCTCGGCTGGTCGGCACTGCACACGGCGCTCGCCTTCCTGCCGGCCGGCGCGCTGGTGGCGGTGTCCTCGACCAAGGTGGGCTCGGTCGTGGACCGGTTCGGCACCCCACGGCTGATCGCGGCGGGCTTCGCTCTCATGGTCGCCGGGTACGCGCTCTTCCTCCGCGTCGATCTCGACCCGGTCTACGCCGCCGTCATCCTGCCGTCGATGCTGCTGATCGGCGCGGCCTGCGCCCTGGTCTTCCCCTCGCTCAACATCCAGGCCACCAACGGCGTCGCGGACCACGAGCAGGGGATGGTCTCGGGTCTGCTCAACACCTCGGTGCAGGTGGGCGGCGCGATCTTCCTCGCCGTGGTGACGGCGGTGGTGACCGCGGGCTCCCCCGCCGACCCCACCCCGCAGGCCGTCCTCGACAGCTACCGCCCCGGACTGACGGTGGTGACGGTCGTCGCCGCCGCGGGTCTGCTCATCACCCTCCCCGGCCTGCGCACCCGGCGCGCCCGGAACTCGGTCGTCGTCGCCAAGTCCCCCTCGGCGGAAGCGGAGTTCGAGACGGAGACCGAGCGGGTGGGAGTCCGCGACTGA
- a CDS encoding DUF6332 family protein: MGGYGGQGRRTQAERDAITVEIGYALASAVFAAAVVFGAVAGPALLFDLPGPAKTWLVRAGLVLAPVLFAARVISVLVHFRPGAQPSQPGRTSPDS, encoded by the coding sequence ATGGGCGGTTACGGGGGGCAGGGCCGGCGCACGCAGGCCGAGCGGGACGCGATCACCGTCGAGATCGGGTACGCGCTGGCCAGCGCCGTGTTCGCGGCGGCGGTGGTCTTCGGCGCGGTAGCGGGCCCGGCGCTGCTGTTCGACCTGCCCGGCCCGGCAAAGACCTGGCTGGTGCGGGCGGGCCTCGTCCTCGCTCCGGTGCTGTTCGCGGCGCGGGTGATCTCCGTGCTGGTCCACTTCCGGCCGGGCGCTCAGCCCAGCCAGCCCGGCCGGACCAGCCCCGACTCATAG
- a CDS encoding response regulator transcription factor yields MIRVLLADDQSLVRAGFRALLDAQPDIEVVGEAADGQEAVRAVRELRPDVVLMDIRMPLLDGLAATRRITDDATLSDVRAVMLTTFELDEYVFEAIRSGASGFLVKDTEPDELLRAVRAVVAGDALLSPGVTRRLIAEFAARSKEPATDDALGRLTEREREVMALVGIGLSNEEIARRLVVSPLTAKTHVSRTMVKLGVRDRAQLVVLAYESGLVRPGWLG; encoded by the coding sequence GTGATCCGCGTACTGCTCGCCGACGACCAGTCGTTGGTCCGGGCGGGATTCCGGGCGCTGCTCGACGCGCAACCCGACATCGAAGTGGTCGGGGAGGCCGCGGACGGGCAGGAGGCGGTGCGGGCGGTGCGCGAACTGCGGCCCGACGTCGTCCTGATGGACATCAGGATGCCCCTCCTGGACGGCCTGGCCGCCACCCGCCGGATCACCGACGACGCGACCCTCTCCGACGTCAGGGCGGTCATGCTCACCACCTTCGAACTCGACGAGTACGTGTTCGAGGCGATCCGCTCGGGCGCCTCCGGATTCCTGGTCAAGGACACCGAGCCGGACGAACTGCTGCGTGCCGTGCGGGCGGTGGTGGCCGGCGACGCGCTGCTCTCGCCGGGAGTGACGCGCCGGCTCATCGCCGAGTTCGCCGCCCGCTCCAAGGAGCCCGCCACGGACGACGCGCTGGGCCGGCTCACCGAGCGGGAACGCGAGGTGATGGCCCTGGTGGGCATCGGTCTGTCCAACGAGGAGATCGCCCGCCGGCTGGTGGTCAGCCCGCTCACCGCCAAGACGCACGTCAGCCGCACGATGGTGAAGCTGGGCGTCCGCGACCGGGCCCAACTGGTCGTCCTCGCCTATGAGTCGGGGCTGGTCCGGCCGGGCTGGCTGGGCTGA
- a CDS encoding sensor histidine kinase: MDSERGPGRAGPRRRSRRRHESSPWARRRRGRWEGTWAGRWAGRSDERDATEPGPARLPWLSTVLITVVVLVGSTFAAHAQESERASLDAFARVLLVLASGLLLWRLRCPVAVAFGTAALAALYLGAGYPYGPVFLTVAVACFAAVVSGHRRAAWTALGMLWAVHLLVAHWLYRWLPPDGDDPAPFGQELVVAGWVLAIVAFAELARIRREQWARERAERAQAARRRAGEERLRIARELHDVLAHSLSVINVQAGVGLALLDSDPEQARTALGTIKSASKEALGEVRQVLDTLRAPGDAPRAPAPGLDRLPELVEQAARAGLTVEVTGRPPRLSPHTDLAAFRIVQEALTNVVRHSGSRHARVRLDASGSTLRLRIDDDGPATGADAGGSGNGLAGMRERAAALGGTIEAGPRPDGGFRVLAVLPAKSGGDQEKSGEDQEAREDR, from the coding sequence ATGGACTCAGAGCGGGGGCCCGGGCGCGCCGGCCCGCGGCGGCGGAGCCGGCGCCGGCACGAGTCGTCGCCGTGGGCGCGCCGCCGACGGGGACGCTGGGAGGGGACGTGGGCGGGACGCTGGGCGGGGCGGTCGGACGAGCGGGACGCCACGGAACCCGGCCCCGCCCGCCTGCCGTGGCTTTCGACTGTGCTGATCACCGTGGTCGTCCTCGTCGGCTCGACCTTCGCGGCCCACGCGCAGGAGAGCGAACGGGCCTCCCTCGACGCCTTCGCGCGCGTGCTGCTGGTGCTCGCCTCGGGGCTCCTGCTGTGGCGCCTGCGGTGCCCCGTCGCTGTCGCGTTCGGCACCGCGGCGCTCGCCGCGCTCTATCTCGGTGCGGGCTATCCCTACGGACCGGTCTTCCTGACCGTGGCGGTGGCCTGCTTCGCCGCCGTCGTCTCCGGACACCGCCGGGCCGCCTGGACGGCCCTGGGGATGCTGTGGGCCGTGCATCTGCTGGTCGCGCACTGGCTGTACCGGTGGCTGCCGCCCGACGGCGACGACCCTGCCCCCTTCGGGCAGGAGCTAGTCGTCGCCGGATGGGTCCTGGCGATCGTGGCGTTCGCGGAGCTGGCCCGGATCCGGCGTGAGCAGTGGGCCCGTGAGCGGGCCGAACGCGCCCAGGCCGCTCGGCGGCGCGCCGGCGAGGAACGGCTGCGCATCGCGCGTGAACTGCACGACGTCCTCGCACACAGCCTCTCGGTGATCAATGTGCAGGCGGGTGTGGGTCTCGCGCTTCTCGACTCCGACCCCGAGCAGGCGCGCACGGCGCTCGGCACCATCAAGTCCGCCAGCAAGGAGGCGCTGGGCGAGGTGCGCCAGGTGCTGGATACCCTGCGCGCACCCGGGGACGCGCCGCGGGCCCCCGCGCCCGGCCTGGACCGGCTGCCCGAACTGGTGGAGCAGGCGGCGCGTGCGGGGCTCACGGTCGAGGTGACCGGACGGCCGCCGCGGCTGTCGCCGCACACGGACCTCGCAGCCTTCCGCATCGTCCAGGAGGCCCTGACCAACGTCGTACGACACTCGGGGTCGCGTCACGCGCGCGTGCGGCTCGACGCGAGCGGCTCGACGCTGCGGCTGCGGATCGACGACGACGGCCCGGCGACCGGCGCCGACGCGGGCGGCAGCGGCAACGGTCTCGCCGGAATGCGGGAGCGGGCCGCGGCGCTGGGTGGCACGATCGAGGCGGGACCGCGGCCCGACGGCGGTTTCCGGGTGCTGGCCGTGCTGCCCGCGAAGTCCGGGGGAGACCAGGAGAAGTCCGGGGAAGACCAGGAAGCGAGGGAGGACCGGTGA
- a CDS encoding TetR/AcrR family transcriptional regulator, producing MSGNTVKGARARARAEVTAAIKEEARRQLASEGAAKLSLRAVARELGMVSSALYRYFPSRDDLLTALIIDAYDSLGESAEAAHTATADAAPVERWVAVGEAVRAWALAHPHEYALIYGSPVPGYSAPQTTVPSAARVGLLLIGIVRDARREDRLDVPLLTDELVPEAVRMAADLAPDLPPGAVTALVAAWAQLYGLVGFELFGQFHRVVEEREPFFRYAVTRLARDVGLR from the coding sequence ATGAGCGGCAACACCGTTAAAGGCGCACGGGCCCGGGCCAGGGCCGAAGTCACCGCCGCCATCAAGGAGGAGGCCCGCAGGCAACTGGCGTCCGAGGGCGCGGCCAAGCTCTCGCTGCGCGCCGTGGCCCGTGAACTCGGCATGGTCTCCTCGGCGCTCTACCGGTACTTCCCGAGCCGCGACGATCTGCTCACCGCGCTCATCATCGACGCCTACGACTCCCTCGGCGAGAGCGCGGAAGCCGCGCACACGGCCACCGCGGACGCGGCGCCGGTCGAGCGGTGGGTGGCGGTCGGCGAGGCGGTGCGCGCGTGGGCGCTGGCGCATCCGCACGAGTACGCGCTGATCTACGGCTCGCCGGTGCCCGGCTACAGCGCCCCGCAGACGACCGTCCCCTCAGCCGCCCGGGTCGGTCTTCTCCTCATCGGCATCGTGCGCGACGCGCGCCGTGAGGACCGGCTGGACGTACCGCTCCTGACGGACGAGCTGGTCCCCGAGGCCGTGCGGATGGCCGCGGACCTGGCGCCCGACCTCCCGCCGGGAGCGGTCACCGCCCTCGTCGCTGCCTGGGCCCAGCTGTACGGCCTGGTCGGGTTCGAGCTCTTCGGTCAGTTCCACCGCGTGGTGGAGGAACGCGAGCCCTTCTTTCGCTACGCGGTGACCCGCCTGGCCCGCGACGTCGGCCTCCGCTAG
- a CDS encoding nitroreductase family deazaflavin-dependent oxidoreductase, which yields MSTHVQKPGWFTVNVLNRAVAWLTRRGLSVWGSRVLAVRGRKSGAWRTTPVNLLTVDGQQYLVAPRGHVQWTHNMRAAGGGELHLGRAVEEFTATEVTDDDKSPLLRAYLKRWKAEVGVFFNGVGPDSSDAELRRVAPDHPVFRITVTARR from the coding sequence ATGTCGACCCACGTGCAGAAGCCCGGCTGGTTCACCGTCAACGTCCTCAACCGTGCCGTGGCCTGGCTGACCCGTCGCGGTCTCAGCGTGTGGGGGTCCAGGGTGCTCGCGGTCCGCGGCCGCAAGAGCGGCGCCTGGCGGACCACCCCGGTGAACCTGCTGACCGTGGACGGGCAGCAGTACCTCGTCGCCCCGCGCGGCCACGTCCAGTGGACGCACAACATGCGCGCGGCGGGCGGCGGCGAGCTGCACCTCGGCAGAGCCGTGGAGGAGTTCACGGCCACCGAGGTCACCGACGACGACAAGTCGCCACTGCTGCGCGCCTACCTCAAGCGGTGGAAGGCCGAGGTCGGCGTCTTCTTCAACGGGGTGGGCCCGGACTCCTCCGACGCCGAACTGCGGCGCGTCGCCCCGGACCACCCGGTGTTCCGGATCACGGTCACCGCCCGCCGCTGA
- a CDS encoding geranylgeranyl reductase family protein, with protein MSSQNSSADDENSSADDARQVWDVVVVGAGPAGASAAYAAAVTGRRVLLLEKAELPRYKTCGGGIIGPSRDALPPGFELPFRDRVHAVTFSNNGRFTRTRRSRQMLFGLINRPEFDQQLVEHAQKAGAELRTGVTVQRVEQHGSAVPDRRSVAVVLQGGETLLARAVVGADGSASRIGAHVGVKLDQVDLGLEAEIPVPDTVAEDWKGRVLIDWGPMPGSYGWVFPKGDTLTVGVISARGEGAATKRYLEDFVGRLGLAGFEPSISSGHLTRCRADDSPLSRGRVLVCGDAAGLLEPWTREGISFALRSGRLAGEWAVRIGEAHDAVDARRQALNYAFAIKAGLGVEMSVGKRMLAAFERRPGLFHAALTGFRPAWRSFTDITRGRTTLGELVRSHPMAQRALTAMDPRAAAAAEPDPSPAPAPAAEESGS; from the coding sequence GTGAGCAGCCAGAACTCTTCGGCGGACGACGAGAACTCTTCGGCGGACGACGCCCGGCAGGTGTGGGACGTCGTCGTGGTGGGCGCGGGACCCGCGGGGGCCTCGGCCGCCTACGCGGCCGCGGTCACGGGGCGGCGCGTGCTGTTGCTGGAGAAGGCGGAACTGCCCCGCTACAAGACGTGCGGCGGCGGCATCATCGGCCCCTCCCGGGACGCGCTGCCGCCAGGCTTCGAGTTGCCCTTCCGCGACCGGGTGCACGCGGTGACGTTCTCGAACAACGGCCGCTTCACCCGGACGCGCCGCTCCCGGCAGATGCTGTTCGGGCTGATCAACCGGCCTGAATTCGACCAGCAGTTGGTCGAGCACGCCCAGAAGGCGGGGGCCGAGCTGCGCACCGGAGTGACCGTGCAGCGGGTCGAGCAGCACGGCTCGGCGGTGCCGGACCGGCGCTCGGTCGCCGTCGTCCTGCAGGGCGGCGAGACGCTGCTGGCGCGCGCGGTGGTCGGGGCGGACGGCAGCGCCAGCCGGATAGGAGCGCACGTCGGCGTCAAACTCGATCAGGTCGACCTCGGCCTGGAGGCGGAGATCCCGGTGCCGGACACGGTCGCCGAGGACTGGAAGGGCCGGGTGCTCATCGACTGGGGCCCGATGCCGGGCAGCTACGGCTGGGTGTTCCCCAAGGGGGACACGCTGACCGTCGGCGTGATCTCGGCGCGCGGCGAAGGCGCGGCCACCAAGCGCTACCTGGAGGACTTCGTGGGGCGGCTCGGGCTCGCCGGGTTCGAGCCGAGCATCTCCTCCGGTCATCTGACCCGCTGCCGGGCGGACGATTCGCCGCTCTCGCGCGGACGGGTGCTGGTCTGCGGGGACGCGGCGGGGCTGCTCGAGCCGTGGACGCGCGAGGGCATCTCCTTCGCCCTGCGCTCAGGTCGGCTCGCGGGCGAGTGGGCGGTCCGGATCGGCGAGGCGCACGACGCGGTGGACGCCCGCCGCCAGGCGCTGAACTACGCCTTCGCGATCAAGGCCGGCCTGGGCGTGGAGATGAGCGTCGGCAAGCGGATGCTCGCCGCGTTCGAGCGCCGTCCCGGGCTGTTCCACGCGGCGCTCACCGGGTTCCGTCCGGCTTGGCGGTCGTTCACCGACATCACGCGTGGCCGGACGACGCTGGGCGAGCTCGTCCGGTCCCATCCGATGGCCCAGCGGGCGCTGACCGCGATGGACCCACGGGCCGCGGCCGCCGCGGAGCCGGATCCGTCCCCGGCTCCGGCTCCGGCGGCCGAGGAGAGCGGTTCCTGA
- a CDS encoding dipeptidase, whose protein sequence is MSSNPVAETVASLMPRARAELTELVAFASVADFDQFPRSESEAAVDWISAALRAEGFQDVAVLDTPDGTQSVYGCLPGPAGARTVLLYAHYDVQPPLDEAAWTSPPFELTERNGRWYGRGSADCKGGVIMHLLALRALKANGGVPVTVKVIVEGSEEQGTGGLERYAEEHPDLLTADAVVIGDAGNFRVGLPTVTSTLRGMTMLRVRVDTLEGNLHSGQFGGAAPDALGALIRVLDSLRAEDGSTTVDGLTDDSRWEGLQYDEAQFRQDAKVLDGVGLIGSGTVADRIWARPAVTVLGIDCPPVVGATPSVQASARALISLRVPPGVDAAEATKLLQAHLEAHTPWGARVSTEQIGQGQAFSADTASPAYTAMAEAMAVAYPGQEMQYAGQGGSIPLCNTLASLYPRAEILLIGLSEPEAQIHAVDESVSPQELERLSVAEALFLRRYAAG, encoded by the coding sequence ATGTCGTCGAATCCGGTCGCCGAGACCGTCGCCTCGCTCATGCCCAGGGCGCGGGCGGAGCTCACCGAACTGGTGGCTTTCGCGTCGGTGGCGGACTTCGACCAGTTCCCGAGGAGCGAGAGCGAGGCCGCCGTCGACTGGATCTCGGCGGCCCTGCGGGCCGAGGGCTTCCAGGACGTGGCCGTCCTCGACACTCCAGACGGCACCCAGTCGGTCTACGGCTGTCTGCCCGGCCCCGCCGGCGCGAGGACCGTCCTGCTCTACGCCCACTACGACGTACAGCCGCCGCTGGACGAGGCCGCCTGGACCAGCCCGCCCTTCGAGCTGACCGAGCGGAACGGCCGCTGGTACGGCCGCGGCAGCGCCGACTGCAAGGGCGGCGTGATCATGCACCTGCTCGCGCTGCGCGCCCTGAAGGCGAACGGCGGCGTGCCGGTCACCGTCAAGGTGATCGTCGAGGGCTCCGAGGAGCAGGGCACCGGCGGCCTGGAGCGGTACGCGGAGGAGCACCCCGACCTGCTGACGGCCGACGCCGTCGTCATCGGCGACGCGGGCAACTTCCGCGTCGGCCTGCCGACGGTCACCTCCACCCTGCGCGGCATGACGATGCTGCGGGTGCGGGTCGACACCCTCGAGGGCAATCTGCACTCCGGCCAGTTCGGCGGTGCTGCCCCCGACGCGCTGGGCGCGCTGATCCGCGTCCTCGACTCGCTGCGCGCCGAGGACGGCTCGACGACCGTCGACGGCCTCACCGACGACTCGCGGTGGGAGGGCCTGCAGTACGACGAGGCGCAGTTCCGCCAGGACGCCAAGGTGTTGGACGGCGTCGGCCTGATCGGTTCCGGCACGGTCGCCGACCGCATCTGGGCCCGTCCCGCCGTGACGGTTCTCGGCATCGACTGCCCACCGGTGGTCGGGGCCACCCCCTCGGTGCAGGCGAGCGCCCGTGCTCTGATCAGCCTGCGCGTGCCGCCGGGCGTGGACGCCGCCGAGGCCACGAAGCTGCTCCAGGCGCACCTGGAGGCGCACACCCCGTGGGGCGCGCGGGTGAGCACCGAGCAGATCGGCCAGGGCCAGGCGTTCAGCGCCGACACCGCCAGCCCGGCGTACACGGCGATGGCCGAGGCGATGGCCGTCGCCTACCCGGGCCAGGAGATGCAGTACGCGGGCCAGGGCGGCTCCATTCCGCTGTGCAACACCCTGGCGAGCCTGTATCCGCGGGCGGAGATCCTGCTCATCGGCCTGAGTGAGCCCGAGGCGCAGATCCACGCGGTCGACGAGAGCGTGTCCCCGCAGGAGCTGGAGCGGCTGTCGGTGGCGGAGGCCCTGTTCCTTCGCCGTTACGCGGCGGGCTGA